A genomic stretch from Malus domestica chromosome 15, GDT2T_hap1 includes:
- the LOC103401727 gene encoding uncharacterized protein, producing MNPKSVICLLLHSAALWLCTAVAHDGSSIVFTTLGRLDYNFDIFTLPIRGPPSSTTETQITDGKSVNFNGHFPNKTRIQSPTRSDPYLQLIYVTERNGFSNIFYDAVYLNSPTASSGRRSTLEVSERVQVPLLSLEQGQNRLSMKDRPTLTGDYLVYVSTHEDSGVPRTSSVAVYSTHLDSSVTRRLTPRGDADFSPSVSPSGIWTAVASYGPRGWTGEVEDLSTDIYVFLTGDGTRRVKVVEHGGWPSWVDDSTIYFHRRGEDQWWSVYRAILPREGPSSTKSVVVQRVTPPGLHAFTPATSPGNHDFIALATRRPTSSFRHVELFDLVRNEFKELTRHVSPQTHHFNPFISPDSSRVGYHKCRSNGNKQEGSKLFLQNIHSPIPNLSILRIDGSFPSVSPGGDLIAYVNFPGVYVVNRDGSNRHQVYPGNAFSTSWDPVRKGVLYTGAGLEFAPESAEVDIIAITINDVDGATFKKLTTNGKNNAFPSPSPDGKQIVFRSGRTGHKNLYIMDVEVGESGGLYRLTEGPWTDTMCNWSPDGNWIAFASDREDPGSGSFELYVIRPNGTGLRKVIQSGTGGRTNHPWFSPDSKSLVFTSDYRAISAEPISNPHHYQPYGEIFTVKLDGSDLKRLTQNSYEDGTPVWVPHFIKPTDVEWPIDRPGCEFEDLHWLNEVPSYGVLNMHQCGV from the coding sequence ATGAATCCCAAATCAGTTATCTGTTTGCTGCTCCATTCGGCGGCGCTCTGGTTGTGTACGGCGGTGGCCCACGACGGCTCCAGCATCGTCTTCACCACGCTTGGCCGATTAGACTACAACTTCGACATCTTCACCCTCCCGATTCGGGGCCCACCGTCCTCCACCACCGAAACCCAAATCACAGACGGCAAATCCGTCAATTTCAACGGCCACTTCCCCAACAAAACCCGAATCCAATCCCCCACGCGCTCCGACCCCTACCTCCAGCTCATCTACGTCACCGAAAGAAACGGCTTCTCCAACATATTCTACGACGCCGTTTATCTCAATTCCCCGACGGCGAGCAGCGGAAGACGGTCCACTCTTGAAGTATCGGAGCGGGTTCAGGTCCCCCTGTTAAGTTTGGAGCAGGGGCAGAATCGTCTTTCCATGAAGGACAGGCCGACTTTGACGGGGGATTATTTGGTTTACGTCTCCACTCACGAGGACTCGGGTGTGCCAAGGACGAGTTCCGTCGCGGTGTACTCGACGCACCTGGACTCGAGTGTGACTCGGAGGCTCACTCCTCGCGGCGACGCTGACTTCAGTCCCTCCGTGTCACCGTCCGGAATCTGGACGGCGGTCGCTTCGTACGGACCGAGAGGCTGGACCGGCGAGGTCGAGGACCTGAGTACGGACATCTACGTGTTTTTGACTGGGGACGGGACTAGGCGAGTCAAGGTGGTCGAGCACGGTGGCTGGCCGAGTTGGGTCGACGATTCGACGATTTACTTTCACAGAAGAGGCGAGGATCAGTGGTGGAGTGTTTACAGGGCAATTTTACCGAGAGAGGGTCCGAGCTCCACCAAGTCGGTGGTGGTTCAGCGAGTCACTCCGCCGGGTCTCCACGCGTTCACACCCGCCACGTCACCAGGGAACCACGACTTCATCGCCTTGGCGACCAGAAGACCCACCTCGAGCTTTCGCCACGTGGAGCTTTTCGACCTGGTGAGGAATGAATTCAAGGAGCTCACTCGGCACGTCTCCCCCCAAACCCACCACTTCAACCCGTTCATCTCGCCCGATTCGAGTCGGGTCGGGTACCACAAGTGCAGAAGCAACGGAAACAAACAAGAAGGGTCCAAGCTTTTTCTTCAAAACATCCACAGCCCAATCCCGAACCTGTCAATCCTGAGAATCGACGGTTCGTTTCCTTCGGTTTCACCCGGGGGTGATCTCATCGCTTACGTGAACTTCCCGGGTGTGTATGTTGTGAACCGGGACGGTTCGAACCGGCACCAGGTATATCCCGGAAACGCCTTCTCGACCTCGTGGGACCCGGTCCGCAAGGGCGTCTTATACACGGGGGCCGGACTGGAGTTTGCACCTGAGAGCGCCGAGGTGGATATCATTGCCATCACCATTAATGATGTTGACGGAGCGACCTTTAAGAAGTTGACCACAAATGGGAAAAATAATGCTTTCCCTTCACCCTCACCAGACGGAAAACAAATCGTGTTCCGGTCGGGTCGTACGGGTCATAAGAACTTGTACATAATGGACGTTGAAGTTGGCGAGAGTGGCGGGCTCTACAGGTTAACGGAAGGTCCATGGACGGACACAATGTGTAATTGGTCTCCAGACGGAAATTGGATTGCGTTTGCATCGGACCGAGAGGACCCGGGTAGCGGGAGCTTCGAATTGTACGTGATTCGCCCGAACGGAACCGGGCTCCGGAAAGTGATCCAAAGCGGGACGGGCGGGCGGACCAACCACCCGTGGTTCAGCCCGGATAGTAAGAGCCTAGTCTTCACTTCAGACTATAGGGCCATATCAGCTGAGCCCATCTCAAACCCACATCACTACCAGCCATATGGTGAGATCTTTACGGTGAAATTGGACGGCTCTGATCTTAAGAGGCTGACACAAAATTCTTATGAGGATGGGACACCGGTGTGGGTCCCCCATTTCATTAAGCCCACGGACGTAGAGTGGCCCATCGATAGGCCTGGGTGTGAGTTTGAGGACTTGCACTGGCTCAATGAGGTTCCTAGCTACGGTGTCCTGAACATGCATCAATGTGGTGTGTAA
- the LOC103416141 gene encoding cyclin-A1-1-like, which translates to MSNQNRRSAFPSSLAKRQALSSSSSASGNGGKAVAAEPHLGKKRAPLSNLTNRNSVPNNGLRSSGGSSCALVPSTNKIAKVKRGPPACTGNKGVSASNPPAPFCVKPNVPVLPKVTSCPRREEAAPSNVPSTFAIPAPCSMDVSPSKSDGNSVSMDETMSTCDSFKSPDIEYIDNNDVPAIDSINRKTFSNLYISDNAETTGIGCKREVLAELEDDKVVDLDNNFMDPQLCATFACDIYKHLRSSEVKKRPATDFMEKTQKDINPSMRAILIDWLVEVAEEYRLVPDTLYLTVNYVDRYLSGNPMNRQRLQLLGVACMMIASKYEQICAPQVEEFCYITDNTYFKDEVLQMESDVLNYLKFEMTAPTTKCFLRRFLRAAQGANEVTSMQLECLANYIAELSLLEYSMLCYAPSLIAASAIFLANYILLPSKRPWNATLHHYTLYQPSDLLDCINALHRLCCDSQTSSLPAIREKYSQHKYKYVAKLHCPPTIPSKYQT; encoded by the exons ATGTCGAACCAGAACCGTCGTTCGGCGTTCCCCTCATCCTTGGCGAAACGGCAGGCTTTGTCATCCTCGTCTTCGGCATCGGGGAATGGTGGGAAGGCTGTGGCAGCTGAACCGCATTTGGGAAAGAAGCGTGCGCCTCTTAGTAACCTGACGAATAGGAACAGTGTGCCTAACAATGGTCTACGGAGCTCAGGAGGATCATCGTGCGCTTTG GTACCATCCACAAATAAGATTGCCAAAGTGAAAAGGGGACCTCCTGCTTGCACTGGTAATAAAGGCGTGTCAGCGAGTAACCCGCCTGCACCCTTCTGTGTTAAACCAAATGTACCTGTTCTTCCAAAGGTTACATCTTGCCCGAGAAGGGAGGAAGCTGCTCCTAGCAATGTCCCTAGCACTTTCGCTATACCTGCCCCGTGCAGCATGGATGTTTCTCCAAGTAAATCGGATGGCAACTCAGTTTCTATGGACGAGACAATGTCAACTTGCGATTCTTTTAAGAGTCCGGACATTGAGTACATCGACAACAATGATGTTCCTGCAATTGATTCTATTAACCGGAAGACATTCAGCAACCTCTACATTTCAGACAATGCGGAAACAACAG GGATTGGCTGCAAAAGAGAAGTACTTGCGGAGTTGGAAGATGATAAAGTTGTTGATCTGGATAACAATTTCATGGATCCACAGCTTTGTGCAACATTTGCTTGCGATATTTATAAGCACTTGCGCTCATCTGAG GTGAAGAAAAGGCCTGCTACAGATTTCATGGAGAAAACTCAGAAAGACATCAATCCCAGCATGCGCGCTATACTAATTGATTGGCTTGTGGAG GTGGCTGAAGAATACAGGCTTGTACCTGATACATTATATCTCACTGTGAACTATGTAGATCGATATCTTTCGGGGAATCCAATGAATAGGCAACGATTACAGTTACTCGGTGTTGCCTGTATGATGATTGCATC CAAATATGAACAGATATGTGCACCGCAGGTGGAAGAATTTTGTTACATTACTGACAACACATATTTCAAAGATGAG GTTTTGCAAATGGAATCCGATGTTTTGAATTACTTGAAGTTTGAAATGACAGCCCCAACAACTAAATGTTTCTTAAGGCGATTCTTGCGTGCTGCTCAAGGGGCCAATGAG GTTACGTCGATGCAGTTGGAGTGCTTAGCAAACTACATTGCGGAATTATCCCTTCTCGAGTACAGCATGCTTTGTTATGCTCCATCACTTATAGCTGCTTCTGCGATTTTCCTGGCCAACTACATACTTCTTCCTTCGAAGAGACCGTGG AATGCCACCTTGCATCATTACACGCTCTACCAGCCATCTGATTTGCTCGACTGCATCAATGCTCTTCATCGCTTGTGTTGCGATAGCCAGACTTCTAGTTTACCTGCTATCAGAGAGAAATACAGTCAGCATAAG TACAAATACGTCGCGAAGCTGCACTGCCCGCCAACAATCCCTTCAAAGTACCAAACTTAA
- the LOC114826323 gene encoding uncharacterized protein, with protein MGDRSRRSRAMEMAQYQARLDIEDLELINTEAELVNSFMQYEHHGESSHRGSVTGCSFVQRDREECHDQMMKDYFIERPKFPDHDFRRRFRMRRELFEGILNAVVNHDHYFTRKIDAVGRQSLSPHQKLTSAFRMLANGCSADSTDEYCRLAESTAIENLKRFCQAIQVIYGATYLRKPTREDLKRLLRKGRHNKPTIVLEAVASYDTWIWHAFFGSPGSNNDINVLWSSPLFDEVVNGWAPEFQYKVNGNMYELGYYLTDGIYPSWSTFVKSFSHPDSAKKKLFSQRQESYRKDVERAFGILQARWAIVRGPARFWQPEDLHSIMMTCIILHNMIVEDEYIEFEEDSNEDVDDDQPTHARAIARDVEYLAPTTYETRHDRVTLGEYMRRLNRIQAPQIHDTLRKDLVEHVWRRESER; from the exons atgggTGATAGAAGCAGGCGTAGCAGGGCAATGGAGATGGCACAATACCAAGCAAGGCTTGACATTGAGGATTTAGAATTGATCAACACCGAAGCTGAACTTGTAAACTCGTTTATGCAATATGAGCACCATGGCGAATCTAGCCATCGTGGTTCTGTCACGGGATGTTCATTCGTGCAGCGTGATAGAGAAGAGTGTCATGACCAAATGATGAAAGATTATTTCATTGAGCGGCCGAAATTTCCTGATCATGATTTTCGGAGGCGGTTTCGGATGAGGAGAGAGCTTTTTGAAGGCATCTTGAACGCAGTTGTCAATCATGACCACTACTTTACAAGGAAGATAGATGCCGTAGGCCGACAAAGTCTATCACCTCATCAAAAGCTCACATCTGCATTTCGAATGCTAGCTAATGGGTGCTCTGCTGACTCAACTGACGAATATTGCCGACTTGCGGAGAGTACTGCTATTGAGAACCTGAAGCGCTTCTGTCAAGCAATTCAAGTCATCTATGGAGCCACATACCTCCGCAAGCCAACTCGTGAAGACTTGAAAAGGCTTCTACGCAAG GGCCGTCATAACAAGCCAACCATCGTGCTGGAGGCTGTGGCATCTTAcgacacatggatttggcatgcattCTTCGGCTCTCCCGGATCAAACAACGATATCAACGTTCTTTGGTCTTCTCCTCTGTTCGATGAGGTTGTGAATGGATGGGCACCAGAATTTCAATACAAGGTAAATGGTAATATGTATGAGCTAGGTTACTACCTAACTGATGGTATTTATCCTAGTTGGTCTACCTTTGTCAAAAGTTTTTCTCATCCCGATAGTGCaaagaagaaattattttcGCAGAGGCAAGAGTCTtacaggaaggatgtggagagaGCATTCGGGATCTTACAAGCTCGATGGGCCATTGTTAGAGGGCCTGCACGATTTTGGCAACCCGAAGACCTCCATTCAATCATGATGACATGCATAATTTTGCACaatatgattgtggaagatgagtacatcGAATTTGAAGAAGATTCAAACGAAGATGTGGATGATGACCAACCAACACATGCGAGAGCTATTGCAAGAGATGTTGAATATCTCGCTCCAACCACATATGAGACCCGACATGATAGGGTCACCTTGGGTGAGTATATGAGACGTTTAAATAGAATTCAAGCTCCTCAAATTCATGACACACTCCGCAAGGATTTGGTTGAGCATGTGTGGCGCCGAGAAAGTGAACGTTGA
- the LOC139192060 gene encoding uncharacterized protein encodes MVGMPSGRSAIEIGDKAMEIYKTRVTPKNQVFKLQHAWDVLKDCPRWATDADQQWGRLFQREAAPRNEGGDEGVDEMTPSPSLARPPGRDKQKEAKRKGKSQDLTSGDFATGIAKLHETHSARQEEAARLSLQMKEISDREENRFEIEFMMKDLSKYTPERKKFLRNKQKEIMRKSASRSMFQDDESSEPYIPTFQRSPSPSEDGGYDC; translated from the exons ATGGTTGGCATGCCTAGTGGAAGGAGCGCCATAGAAATT ggtgacaaagcaatggaaatttacaagacaagagtaacaccaaaaaatcaagtttttaagttgcaacatgcttgggacgtcctcaaggattgtccaAGGTGGGCAACCGATGCAGACCAACAATGGGGAAGATTATTTCAACGTGAAGCCGCACCGAGAAATGAAGGTGGCGATGAAGGTGTCGATGAAATGACCCCATCTCCTTCTTTAGCAAGGCCCCCGGgaagagataagcaaaaggaagcaaagagaaaagggaagtcccaAGATTTGACGAGTGGAGACTTTGCTACCGGAATTGCAAAATTGCACGAAACTCATAGCGCTCGCCAAGAAGAAGCGGCCCGATTGAGTTTGCAAATGAAGGAAATCTCGGATAGGGAGGAAAATAGGTTTGAAATTGAATTCATGATGAAGGACCTCAGCAAATACActccagagaggaagaagttcttacgtaataagcaaaaggaaattaTGCGAAAGTCTGCCTCAAGGAGTATGTTTCAAGATGATGAATCCTCTGAACCCTATATCCCAACATTTCAACGAAGTCCATCACCAAGTGAAGATGGTGGATATGATTGTTAA